In Lepus europaeus isolate LE1 chromosome 9, mLepTim1.pri, whole genome shotgun sequence, the following are encoded in one genomic region:
- the RPL29 gene encoding large ribosomal subunit protein eL29 produces the protein MAKSKNHTTHNQSRKWHRNGIKKPRSQRYESLKGVDPKFLRNMRFAKKHNKKGLKKMQANNAKAMAARAEAIKALVKPKEVKPTIPKGVSRKLDRLAYIAHPKLGRRARARIARGLRLSRPQTKAKAKTEPQIKGKVKAQIKAQAQAQIKSKGKGKAQAETKPKAQAETKPKAQAETKPKAQAQAKPKPKAQAQAKPKAQAQAKPKAQAQTKPKAQAQAKPKAQATPAAPVPAQAPPKGAQPPAKAP, from the exons ATGGCCAAGTCCAAGAACCACACCACGCACAACCAGT CCCGAAAATGGCACAGAAATGGCATCAAGAAACCGCGATCACAAAGATACGAGTCTCTGAAAGGG GTGGACCCCAAGTTCCTGAGGAACATGCGTTTTGCCAAGAAGCACAACAAGAAGGGCCTGAAGAAGATGCAGGCCAACAACGCCAAGGCTATGGCTGCACGTGCTGAAGCTATCAAGGCCCTGGTCAAGCCTAAGGAAGTAAAGCCCACGATCCCAAAGGGTGTCAGCCGGAAGCTTGATCGACTTGCCTATATCGCCCACCCCAAGCTTGGAAGGCGTGCCCGTGCCCGCATTGCTAGGGGTCTCAGGCTGTCCCGGCCACAGACCAAGGCAAAGGCCAAGACTGAGCCCCAAATCAAGGGCAAGGTCAAGGCTCAAATCAAGGCCCAAGCTCAAGCTCAAATCAAGAgcaagggcaagggcaaggcccaggctgaaaccaagcccaaggcccaggctgaaaccaaacccaaggcccaggctgaaaccaagcccaaggcccaggcccaagccaagcccaagcccaaggcccaggcccaagccaagcctAAGGCTCAGGCCCAAGCCAAacccaaggcccaggcccaaaCCAAGCCCAAGGCTCAGGCCCAAGCCAAACCCAAGGCCCAGGCCACACCGGCAGCCCCAGTTCCGGCTCAGGCTCCTCCCaaaggtgcccagccccctgcaaAGGCTCCCTAG